The genome window CGGGGATCGGTGCGGCGACGGTCCGCCTGTTCCGCGAGCGGGGCTGGGAGGTCGTCGGTGTCGCCCGCCGACAGGAGCGCCTGGACGAGCTCGCGGCCGAGACCGGCGCCGAGGTCTTCGCCGCCGACCTGACCCGCCAGGAGGACGTGGACGCGCTGCGCGACCACCTCGCCGCGACCGGCCCGATCCACGCCCTGGTCAACAACGCGGGCGGCGCCAAGGGGCTCGACTCGGTGGAGGCCTCCAGCGTGGACGACTGGGTCTGGATGTACGAGATCAACGTCATCGGGACCAAGCGCGTGATCAGCGCGCTGCTCCCGCTGCTGCGCGACGGCGCGCGGGCGACCGGGCACGCCGACATCGTCAACCTCACCTCCATCGCCGGCCTCAACGCCTACGTGGGCGGCGGCGGGTACAACGCGGCGAAGTTCGCCGAGCACGCCCTCACCGAGGTGCTGCGCCTGGAGCTGAACGGCGAGCCGATCCGCGTGGTCGAGGTCGCGCCGGGCATGGTCGCCACCGAGGAGTTCTCGCTGGTCCGCTTCGGCGGCGACAAGGACAAGCGCGACGCCGTCTACGAGGACGTCCCGGAGCCGCTGACCGCCGAGGACGTCGCGGAGACCATCGTGCACGCGCT of Leifsonia shinshuensis contains these proteins:
- a CDS encoding SDR family oxidoreductase, whose protein sequence is MSSRRVVVTGASSGIGAATVRLFRERGWEVVGVARRQERLDELAAETGAEVFAADLTRQEDVDALRDHLAATGPIHALVNNAGGAKGLDSVEASSVDDWVWMYEINVIGTKRVISALLPLLRDGARATGHADIVNLTSIAGLNAYVGGGGYNAAKFAEHALTEVLRLELNGEPIRVVEVAPGMVATEEFSLVRFGGDKDKRDAVYEDVPEPLTAEDVAETIVHALELPRHVDLDLIVVKPVAQAASYRFAKGELTVKG